A segment of the Candidatus Krumholzibacteriia bacterium genome:
GTGAGGACATCGTGGGCACGGCCACGGGAGACGGCGCGGTGCTGTTCCGCTGGTGGAAGACCTTGATCGGTCTGCGGCGCCGTTCGCGTTGCCTGCGCGAAGCACCCGTCGAGATCCTGGGCGCCAGTGACCTCGACCGAACGATCGTGTTCCGCCGCAGCTCCGGGTTCGAGGAGTTCGTCGTGGTCGCTTCGCTGCGCAACCACCCCACCCAGGGACCGAGCGACTTCGAGTCGCCGCTGATCGAGGACGGCTCCTGGAAGGTGGTGGCGACGAACGTCGCCCCGGAGAGCTGGGGCAGCCCGGCGATGCCCGTCGGTGCGGTGCTGAGGAGCCGAGCGGGGAAGTTGCAGTCGGTGGTGCCCGTGGCGGGGGTCGTGGTGCTGGAGAGGGTGGAGGGGTAGGGGGCGGTTCCGATCCCGAGAAGGGTTGGGGGAGAATGCCGGCTTCGAGTCGTCGCTTCCCGCTCGCGCCGGATGCTCTACACTGGGAGACCGCTGCCCCGACCCCGAACCCCGTCACAGCCCCATGCCCGAGCGCGTCTTCTACGTGGTCCTGTCCACCCAACGCAGTGGGTCGACGTGGTTCCGGCGGATGCTGGACAGCCATCCGGAGATCCGCGACTTCGGGGAGATCTTCCTCCTGCGGCCGTGGGAAGGGTGGCGTGCCGAGGACCTGGTACCCTTCAGCCACCACCTGCGGGACCACGGCGGCCGACGGCCGGCGGTGACTGCACGCTACCTGCGGCGATTGCGCGAGAGCCCGACCCCGGCGAAGGCCGTGGGCTTCAAGCTGATGTACGGACAACTCGCCCGGTTCCCCGAGTTGCTGCCGCTGCTGCTGCGCCACCGCTTCCGCCTGATCCATCTGGTTCGCGACAACCACCTCGACATGGTCATCTCGCGCGAGCGCGACGAGAGACTGAAGATCACCCATACCCGCGAGAAGGTCGAGGTTCCGGCCCTGCATCTCGACCCGGTGCGGCTACGGCAGCGACTGCGGCGGATCGGGGTCAGCGTGAGGGCCGGGCGCGGCTTGACCGCCGTGTGGCCGCACCCCGTGTGCACGGTCCGCTACGAGGACCTGGCCGCCGATCCCTCGGCCGTCCTGCGGCCGGTGGTCGAATTCCTGGGGCAGCGGGCCGAGGGTGTCGAGCTGCAGAGCCGGATGCAACGGATCGCTACGGGGACCTACCGCGACCGGATCGCGAACTACGACGAGATCGCGCCGTTGCTGCGGGAGTGGGGGTACGGGGGGTTTCTGGGAGAGCAGGGCCGGGTCTCGGATCGCTAGGAAGGCGCTGCTGCTTCCCGCACGAGACAGCACCCCCCTCCGGCTCCGGCAATCGGTGGAGTCTCGCGATCAACGAGCGCCCACGGTCTTGACCGCAATCCCCGTCAGGGCCCGATGGAGGTCCTCGCACAGTTCGTGCACCTCGGGGGCGAGGTCGGGCGCCGGATTCCGCCCCACCGAGCGGGCGTGCACGTGGCGTACGGCGTGGGCCGAGGGCTCCAGCCCCGCCCAGGTCAGGATCTCGTTCACGCCCGGACGCCCCGATTCGACCAGATCCTCGTAGGGCTGCAGACGTAGTCGAGGGTGCTCGTGCAGGCCCTGCTCGAGCACGATACGGTTGCGCCCCCACCAGCGCAGGCAGGCGAGATCCGCCTCGGTCAGATCGGACCGGTAGAGGTCGTGCATCGCGGCCAGACTGTCGCCGGAGATCTCCCGGCGCATGTGGTCGCCACCCGGTTGGCCCTCGAGGATCCGACGCAGGTTGACGTTTGGATCGGCGAATCGGTGAAGCGTGGAGTTCGCTACATCGGTGTAGTGGCGCAGCATCCAGAGGACGCGGCTCTCGGCGAAGTGCTCGAGGAGCTCGCCGGCGCGGTAGCTGTCCATGAGCGGCTTGAAGCACACCACCGGGGCCCGACTGCGGATCACCAGGTGATCGAGCGTTTCCAGGTCGCGCAGGCAGTAGCGGTGGAAGGCCGCCGAGTCGGGGTGCTCCTGGAAGACCTCGGTGTCGGGATGGATC
Coding sequences within it:
- a CDS encoding sulfotransferase, whose product is MPERVFYVVLSTQRSGSTWFRRMLDSHPEIRDFGEIFLLRPWEGWRAEDLVPFSHHLRDHGGRRPAVTARYLRRLRESPTPAKAVGFKLMYGQLARFPELLPLLLRHRFRLIHLVRDNHLDMVISRERDERLKITHTREKVEVPALHLDPVRLRQRLRRIGVSVRAGRGLTAVWPHPVCTVRYEDLAADPSAVLRPVVEFLGQRAEGVELQSRMQRIATGTYRDRIANYDEIAPLLREWGYGGFLGEQGRVSDR